In Vibrio bathopelagicus, the following are encoded in one genomic region:
- the ubiU gene encoding ubiquinone anaerobic biosynthesis protein UbiU, translating to MELLCPAGNLPALKTAIDCGADAVYIGFKDDTNARHFAGLNFAGKKLDRAVQYVHDRNKKIHVALNTFAHPNGFERWTNAVDNAAALGVDALIIADIAVLEYAANKYPDLELHLSVQASATNAAAIDFYHKNFNVKRVVLPRVLSIHQVKQLSRNITSDVDLEVFAFGSLCIMAEGRCYLSSYMTGESPNTVGACSPAKYVRWQETETGLESRLNEILIDKYVAGENAGYPTLCKGRFEADIDGERKRYHALEEPTSLNTLSMLPELFSANVASVKIEGRQRSPAYVEQVTRTWRAAIDRYLANPEQYQVEQAWNATLANVSEGTQTTLGAYHRKWQ from the coding sequence ATGGAACTCTTATGCCCAGCGGGTAACTTACCTGCTTTGAAAACCGCCATTGATTGCGGTGCGGATGCTGTCTATATCGGATTCAAAGACGATACCAATGCCCGACACTTTGCAGGCCTTAACTTTGCGGGTAAAAAGCTCGATCGTGCCGTGCAATACGTGCATGACCGCAACAAGAAAATTCACGTTGCCTTAAATACTTTTGCTCACCCAAATGGTTTCGAACGTTGGACTAATGCCGTAGACAACGCGGCAGCACTGGGTGTTGATGCGCTGATCATCGCAGATATTGCGGTTCTTGAATACGCAGCAAATAAATACCCGGATCTAGAACTGCATCTATCTGTACAAGCTTCTGCGACCAATGCGGCTGCAATCGACTTCTACCACAAGAACTTCAATGTAAAGCGTGTGGTATTGCCTCGTGTATTGTCGATTCATCAGGTCAAACAGCTTTCTCGTAACATCACCTCTGACGTTGACCTTGAAGTATTCGCTTTCGGTAGTTTGTGCATCATGGCTGAAGGCCGTTGCTACCTATCTTCATACATGACCGGTGAATCCCCTAACACGGTGGGCGCTTGTTCTCCGGCGAAATATGTACGCTGGCAAGAAACAGAAACAGGCCTAGAATCGCGCTTGAATGAGATCCTTATCGACAAGTACGTAGCAGGCGAAAACGCGGGCTACCCAACACTGTGTAAGGGCCGTTTTGAAGCGGATATCGATGGCGAACGTAAGCGATACCATGCACTTGAAGAGCCGACTAGCCTTAATACACTCTCAATGCTTCCAGAGCTATTTTCGGCCAACGTGGCTTCAGTAAAAATCGAAGGCCGCCAACGTAGCCCGGCTTATGTTGAACAGGTGACTCGTACGTGGCGTGCGGCCATTGATCGCTACTTAGCGAACCCAGAACAATACCAAGTAGAGCAAGCTTGGAATGCGACACTGGCGAACGTATCTGAAGGCACACAAACTACCCTTGGTGCTTACCACCGTAAATGGCAATAG
- a CDS encoding U32 family peptidase: protein MKYALGPLLYFWPKQDVESFYEQAKSSSADIIYLGEAVCSKRREMKAKHWMDIAKELSASGKQVVLSTMALLEAPSEINIMKKYIDNGDFAIEANDVSAIQLASESKVPFVVGPAVNTYNARTLNLFLKQGMTRWCMPVELSREWLSNVMTQCEELNIRNKFEVEVFSHGYLPLAYSARCFTARAENKAKDDCETCCIKYPTGLQVDSQEGQSVFNLNGIQTQSGYCYNLVNDLPSMHDLVDVVRLSPLGLDTFSEINNFKANEHGQKPMTIESRQCNGYWHQLAGLEVKNI from the coding sequence ATGAAATACGCATTAGGCCCTCTACTCTACTTTTGGCCAAAACAGGACGTTGAAAGCTTCTATGAGCAAGCAAAGTCTAGCTCTGCCGACATCATCTACCTTGGTGAAGCTGTGTGTTCAAAACGCCGTGAGATGAAAGCGAAACACTGGATGGATATTGCCAAAGAGCTGTCTGCTTCAGGTAAGCAAGTGGTGCTATCGACTATGGCGTTGTTGGAAGCGCCAAGCGAAATTAACATCATGAAGAAGTACATCGACAACGGCGACTTTGCGATTGAAGCCAACGACGTATCGGCAATTCAATTAGCCAGCGAAAGCAAAGTACCGTTCGTTGTCGGCCCAGCGGTAAATACCTACAACGCGCGCACGCTGAACCTGTTCTTGAAGCAAGGTATGACGCGCTGGTGTATGCCGGTTGAGTTATCTCGTGAATGGCTGAGCAACGTAATGACACAATGTGAAGAGCTTAATATTCGTAATAAGTTCGAAGTCGAAGTGTTTAGCCACGGCTACCTGCCGCTTGCTTACTCAGCTCGCTGCTTTACCGCTCGCGCTGAAAACAAAGCCAAAGACGATTGCGAAACCTGCTGCATCAAATACCCGACAGGTCTGCAAGTCGATAGCCAAGAAGGTCAGTCTGTTTTTAACCTTAACGGCATCCAAACCCAATCAGGTTACTGCTACAACTTAGTTAATGATCTACCAAGCATGCATGACTTGGTCGATGTGGTTCGTTTGAGCCCGTTAGGTCTCGATACCTTCTCTGAGATCAACAACTTCAAAGCCAATGAGCATGGTCAAAAACCAATGACTATTGAAAGTCGTCAATGTAACGGATACTGGCACCAACTTGCAGGTTTAGAAGTTAAGAACATCTAA
- a CDS encoding MATE family efflux transporter, with protein sequence MSNSISRQFWRYTIPTVAAMLVNGLYQVVDGIFIGRYVGADGLAGINVAWPVIGSILGIGMLVGVGTGALVSIRQGEKDTKGAKQILATGLTLLLAITPIVSGLLFLFADNFLLWQGAEGRVYELGLQYLHILIGASIFTLGSIAMPFLLRNDDSPNLATILMIVGAVINIVLDYLFIAQFGWELKGAALATAIAQFVVTGLGLAYFFSRRANLRLRWNELRLKLSVIPEIFAIGTSSFFMYAYGSMMVALHNALFSQYGDQLMIGAYAILGYIVTVYYLTAEGIANGMQPLVSYNHGARNQANIRKLLKIAMVSSVLIGVAFVLLLNAFPREFVSVFNSDEPQLVEYTVLGIRLHMFALALDGFLVVAGAYYQAVNKGSKAMFVTIGNMLIQLPFLYIMPKLYGVPGIWIAYPLSNIALSVVVMIMLYKDVKKLDVAPLETATV encoded by the coding sequence ATGAGTAACTCAATTAGTCGTCAATTCTGGCGATACACAATTCCTACCGTAGCGGCTATGTTGGTTAATGGCCTTTACCAAGTGGTAGATGGCATCTTTATCGGCCGCTATGTAGGTGCTGATGGACTTGCGGGTATTAACGTCGCGTGGCCTGTTATTGGTTCGATTCTCGGCATTGGTATGTTAGTGGGCGTGGGTACGGGTGCTCTTGTCTCGATTCGCCAAGGTGAAAAAGACACCAAAGGCGCCAAGCAGATCTTAGCTACGGGTCTAACCTTGCTATTGGCGATAACGCCAATTGTCTCTGGATTGTTGTTCCTGTTCGCTGATAACTTTTTGCTTTGGCAGGGGGCGGAAGGTCGAGTGTATGAGCTTGGTCTGCAGTACTTACATATCCTAATTGGCGCAAGTATCTTTACCTTAGGCTCTATTGCGATGCCGTTTCTACTGCGTAACGATGACAGCCCGAACTTAGCCACCATATTGATGATTGTCGGTGCGGTGATCAATATTGTACTGGATTATCTGTTTATCGCTCAGTTTGGTTGGGAGTTGAAAGGTGCTGCATTGGCAACCGCAATTGCTCAGTTTGTGGTAACAGGTCTGGGCCTAGCTTACTTCTTCTCACGTCGAGCAAACTTGCGTTTACGTTGGAATGAACTGAGATTGAAGTTATCGGTTATTCCTGAAATTTTCGCCATTGGTACATCGAGCTTCTTTATGTACGCTTATGGTTCGATGATGGTAGCGCTGCATAATGCGTTGTTCTCTCAATATGGCGACCAGTTGATGATTGGTGCTTATGCTATTTTGGGCTACATCGTGACGGTTTATTATCTCACCGCGGAAGGTATCGCGAACGGTATGCAGCCTTTAGTGAGTTACAACCATGGTGCTCGTAATCAAGCGAATATTCGTAAGTTATTGAAGATTGCGATGGTGAGCTCTGTCTTGATTGGTGTGGCGTTTGTATTGCTGCTGAACGCGTTCCCACGTGAGTTTGTTTCCGTCTTTAACTCGGATGAACCTCAGCTGGTAGAGTACACCGTGTTAGGTATTCGACTACACATGTTTGCATTGGCGCTTGATGGCTTCTTAGTGGTAGCGGGTGCTTACTATCAAGCGGTGAACAAGGGCAGTAAGGCGATGTTTGTGACGATAGGTAACATGCTTATCCAATTACCGTTCTTGTACATTATGCCTAAGTTGTACGGTGTGCCGGGGATCTGGATTGCGTACCCATTGTCCAATATCGCGTTAAGCGTAGTTGTTATGATCATGCTCTACAAAGACGTAAAGAAGCTCGATGTTGCGCCGCTGGAAACCGCGACGGTGTAG
- a CDS encoding MarR family winged helix-turn-helix transcriptional regulator: MLDQNLEKIERFASKIWRTQVNEDPICQLSFNEYDYLKVIQASPEPIRLTDLAIEMQVTKPSATTMVQRLERKGLVERQASLEDARSKLVILTKKAEIGLEEESKIYQVMAQTLESRLSEQESQLLNQLLDKALK, translated from the coding sequence ATGTTGGATCAGAATCTAGAAAAAATTGAACGCTTTGCTTCTAAGATATGGCGAACTCAAGTGAATGAAGATCCTATCTGCCAATTGAGCTTCAATGAGTACGATTATTTGAAGGTCATTCAAGCTTCACCAGAGCCTATTCGGCTAACAGATCTTGCTATTGAGATGCAGGTGACAAAACCTTCAGCCACGACTATGGTTCAAAGGCTAGAAAGAAAAGGGCTAGTAGAACGCCAAGCTTCGCTAGAGGATGCTCGCTCTAAATTGGTCATCTTAACCAAGAAAGCTGAAATTGGTTTAGAAGAAGAGAGCAAGATTTATCAGGTGATGGCACAAACGCTTGAGAGCCGTTTATCTGAGCAAGAATCTCAACTGTTGAATCAACTGTTAGATAAAGCGTTGAAGTAA
- the nlpI gene encoding lipoprotein NlpI: MKWFQTASMCLLLVLTGCATTSDNTSRWVYPPMAVPLQPSVQQEVQIARLSQLLQRPDLNDEVRAKMLFERGNYYDSVGLRDLARLDFNQSLSLNPAQPDIFNLLGVYFTQVGEFDAAYESFDSTLELDSANSYAERNRSIALYYGERYDLANEEMMKHYADDPSDPFRALWLYIIQHELTPEQAKLDLQVRYESRDEQWGWVLVAIMLEDITEEQAFKAILTGTRDNTLLAQRLTETYFYLAKRHHMNGDYANAISLYKLAVSFNVYEYVEHRYSFLELSRIFSTLKAEHLAQAKLAAAEEEANAK; the protein is encoded by the coding sequence GTGAAATGGTTTCAAACCGCGAGTATGTGTTTACTGCTTGTACTAACTGGTTGTGCGACAACATCAGATAACACCTCACGTTGGGTTTATCCACCAATGGCTGTACCGCTTCAACCAAGTGTCCAGCAAGAAGTGCAAATAGCGCGCCTTAGTCAGTTATTACAGCGCCCAGATTTGAACGATGAAGTTAGAGCTAAGATGCTGTTTGAACGTGGTAATTACTACGACAGTGTTGGTCTGCGTGACTTAGCGCGCCTTGACTTCAACCAATCTCTTTCATTGAACCCCGCTCAACCTGATATCTTCAACCTTTTGGGTGTTTACTTTACGCAAGTAGGGGAGTTTGATGCCGCTTATGAATCTTTTGATTCTACGTTAGAGCTTGATTCTGCAAACTCATATGCAGAAAGAAATCGCTCTATCGCACTCTACTATGGCGAGCGCTATGACCTAGCCAATGAAGAGATGATGAAGCACTACGCCGATGATCCGAGCGATCCGTTTCGCGCTCTATGGCTTTACATCATTCAACATGAACTCACGCCAGAACAAGCGAAACTTGATTTGCAAGTGCGTTACGAGAGTCGTGATGAACAGTGGGGATGGGTATTAGTTGCGATCATGCTTGAAGATATTACTGAAGAGCAGGCGTTCAAAGCTATCCTAACGGGGACTCGTGACAACACGCTCCTAGCTCAACGCCTGACTGAAACGTATTTCTACCTTGCTAAGCGTCACCACATGAATGGTGATTACGCGAATGCTATCTCTTTGTACAAGTTAGCGGTTTCTTTTAACGTGTATGAGTACGTAGAACATCGTTACTCTTTCTTAGAGTTAAGCCGTATTTTTAGCACGCTTAAGGCTGAACATTTAGCGCAAGCTAAGTTGGCCGCTGCCGAAGAAGAAGCTAACGCTAAGTAA
- the pnp gene encoding polyribonucleotide nucleotidyltransferase codes for MFEKPVVKSFQYGNHTVTLETGVMARQATAAVMATMDDTSVFVSVVAKKEAVAGQDFFPLTVNYQERTYAAGKIPGGFFKREGRPSEGETLTARLIDRPIRPLFPSAFKNEVQVIATVVSINPDVNPDMITMIATSAALAISGAPFNGPIGAARVGHIDGELVLNPSNTELENSKLDLVVSGTEGAVLMVESEADNLSEEEMLSAVVYGHDQQQVVIKAINEFAAEVATPSWNWEAPAVNTELKARVAELAETRLSDAYQITEKMARYEQVGAIKTEAVAALLAQDENLDEREIRGMLGSLEKNVVRSRIIAGNPRIDGREKDMVRALDVRTGVLPRTHGSSLFTRGETQALVTATLGTQRDAQIIDSLMGEKKDNFLLHYNFPPYCVGETGFVGSPKRREIGHGKLAKRGIQAVMPSVDEFPYTVRVVSEITESNGSSSMASVCGTSLALMDAGVPIKASVAGIAMGLVKEGDDFVVLSDILGDEDHLGDMDFKVAGTNAGITALQMDIKIEGITKEIMQIALNQAQGARKHILSVMDEAISGAREDISEFAPRIHTMKISSDKIKDVIGKGGAVIRALCEETGTTIEIEDDGTIKIAATEGAAAQEAIRRIEEITAEVEVGRIYQGKVARLADFGAFVTILPGKDGLVHISQIADKRVEKVSDYLTEGQEVPVKVLEIDRQGRVRLSMKEAVETPAEGEAPAAE; via the coding sequence ATGTTTGAAAAACCAGTTGTAAAATCGTTCCAGTACGGTAACCACACCGTTACTCTAGAAACGGGCGTAATGGCACGTCAAGCTACTGCTGCTGTAATGGCGACTATGGACGATACATCAGTATTCGTTTCTGTTGTTGCTAAGAAAGAAGCTGTTGCGGGCCAAGATTTCTTCCCTCTAACAGTTAACTACCAAGAGCGTACATACGCTGCGGGTAAAATCCCTGGTGGTTTCTTCAAGCGTGAAGGTCGTCCTTCTGAAGGCGAAACGCTAACAGCTCGTCTGATTGACCGTCCAATTCGTCCACTTTTCCCAAGTGCGTTTAAAAACGAAGTTCAAGTTATCGCTACGGTTGTTTCTATCAACCCTGACGTAAACCCAGACATGATCACTATGATCGCAACGTCTGCTGCGCTTGCTATCTCTGGTGCTCCATTCAATGGTCCTATCGGTGCTGCACGTGTTGGTCACATCGACGGCGAACTTGTTCTTAACCCATCAAATACTGAGCTTGAAAACTCTAAACTAGACCTAGTTGTGTCTGGTACGGAAGGCGCAGTACTAATGGTTGAATCTGAAGCAGATAACCTATCTGAAGAAGAAATGCTTTCAGCTGTTGTTTACGGTCACGACCAACAACAAGTTGTAATCAAAGCGATCAACGAATTTGCAGCTGAAGTTGCAACTCCATCTTGGAACTGGGAAGCGCCAGCAGTTAACACTGAGCTTAAAGCTCGTGTTGCTGAACTAGCTGAAACTCGTCTATCTGACGCGTACCAGATCACTGAGAAAATGGCTCGTTACGAGCAAGTTGGCGCAATCAAAACTGAAGCGGTTGCTGCTCTTCTAGCTCAAGACGAAAACCTAGATGAGCGCGAAATCCGCGGCATGCTTGGTTCTCTAGAGAAAAACGTAGTACGTAGCCGCATCATTGCTGGCAACCCACGTATCGATGGCCGTGAAAAAGACATGGTTCGTGCGTTAGACGTACGTACTGGTGTTCTTCCACGTACACACGGTTCTTCTCTATTCACTCGTGGTGAAACTCAAGCACTTGTTACTGCAACGCTTGGTACACAACGTGATGCACAAATCATCGACAGCCTAATGGGTGAGAAGAAAGACAACTTCCTTCTACACTACAACTTCCCTCCATACTGTGTAGGTGAGACTGGTTTCGTTGGTTCTCCTAAGCGTCGTGAAATTGGTCACGGTAAGCTTGCTAAACGTGGTATCCAAGCAGTAATGCCTTCTGTTGATGAATTCCCATACACAGTTCGTGTTGTATCGGAAATCACTGAATCTAACGGTTCTTCTTCAATGGCTTCTGTATGTGGTACATCTCTAGCACTTATGGATGCTGGTGTTCCAATCAAAGCTTCTGTTGCGGGTATCGCAATGGGTCTTGTTAAAGAAGGCGACGATTTCGTTGTTCTTTCTGACATCCTTGGCGACGAAGATCACCTAGGTGACATGGACTTTAAAGTAGCAGGTACTAACGCTGGTATCACTGCACTTCAAATGGACATCAAGATCGAAGGTATCACTAAAGAGATCATGCAAATTGCTCTTAACCAAGCGCAAGGTGCACGTAAGCACATCCTTTCTGTAATGGATGAAGCTATCTCTGGTGCTCGTGAAGATATCTCTGAATTCGCTCCACGTATCCACACAATGAAAATCAGCTCTGATAAGATCAAAGATGTTATCGGTAAAGGCGGCGCAGTTATCCGTGCTCTTTGTGAAGAAACAGGTACTACAATCGAAATCGAAGACGATGGCACAATCAAGATTGCTGCTACTGAAGGCGCAGCTGCTCAAGAAGCTATCCGTCGTATCGAAGAGATCACTGCTGAAGTTGAAGTTGGCCGCATTTACCAAGGTAAAGTTGCTCGTCTAGCTGACTTCGGTGCATTCGTTACTATCCTTCCAGGTAAAGATGGTCTAGTACACATCTCTCAAATCGCTGACAAGCGTGTTGAGAAAGTGTCTGACTACCTAACTGAAGGTCAAGAAGTACCAGTTAAGGTTCTTGAAATTGACCGTCAAGGCCGTGTACGTCTAAGCATGAAAGAAGCAGTTGAAACGCCTGCTGAAGGCGAAGCACCTGCTGCTGAGTAA
- the rpsO gene encoding 30S ribosomal protein S15, whose amino-acid sequence MSLNAETKAAIVAEYAQSEGDTGSPEVQVALLTASINHLQGHFKAHKHDHHSRRGLLRMVSSRRKLLDYLKGKNLTRYQDLIKRLGLRR is encoded by the coding sequence ATGTCTCTGAATGCAGAAACTAAAGCAGCAATCGTTGCAGAATACGCACAATCTGAAGGCGACACAGGTTCACCAGAAGTACAAGTAGCACTACTTACTGCTTCTATCAACCACCTACAAGGTCACTTCAAAGCGCACAAACACGATCACCACAGCCGTCGTGGTCTATTACGTATGGTTTCTAGCCGTCGTAAGCTTCTTGATTACTTGAAAGGCAAAAACCTTACTCGTTACCAAGACCTAATCAAGCGTCTAGGCCTACGTCGCTAA
- the truB gene encoding tRNA pseudouridine(55) synthase TruB, whose translation MARRRKGRPINGVILLDKPTGISSNDALQKVKRIYFAEKAGHTGALDPLATGMLPICLGEATKFSQFLLDSDKRYVVIAKLGERTNTSDSDGEVVETREINVTQEQLERCIASFKGETDQIPSMFSALKYQGKPLYEYARAGIEVPRESRKITVYSIELLRFEGDEVEMEVHCSKGTYIRTITDDLGEMLGCGAHVTMLRRTGVAKYPYERMVTLEQLNEILEQAQAQEIAPKELLDPLLMPMDTAVEDLPEVNLNAELTDLVQHGMPVQVSGAPAEGTVRMTSGEEKLFVGVAQIAEDGRVAPKRLVVFRDEEPQA comes from the coding sequence ATGGCTCGCCGTCGTAAAGGTCGCCCTATAAACGGGGTAATTCTGTTAGATAAGCCGACAGGTATTTCATCTAATGATGCACTGCAAAAAGTAAAACGTATTTACTTTGCAGAGAAAGCAGGGCACACCGGTGCTCTGGATCCTCTTGCGACTGGCATGCTGCCAATTTGTCTTGGTGAAGCAACGAAGTTTTCTCAGTTTCTATTAGATTCTGATAAGCGCTATGTTGTTATAGCTAAGCTTGGTGAGCGTACCAACACCTCAGACTCTGATGGTGAAGTGGTTGAAACGCGTGAAATCAACGTGACTCAAGAGCAACTTGAACGCTGCATTGCAAGCTTCAAAGGTGAAACCGACCAGATTCCTTCAATGTTCTCAGCATTGAAGTATCAAGGTAAACCTTTGTACGAATATGCACGTGCAGGTATCGAGGTTCCTCGTGAGTCTCGCAAAATCACGGTGTATTCTATTGAGCTACTTCGCTTTGAAGGTGATGAAGTTGAGATGGAAGTGCATTGTTCTAAAGGTACTTACATCCGTACGATCACCGATGATCTTGGTGAAATGCTAGGTTGTGGTGCTCACGTGACAATGCTTCGTCGTACTGGTGTTGCAAAGTATCCGTATGAACGCATGGTTACATTAGAGCAGCTGAACGAAATTCTAGAACAAGCACAAGCGCAAGAAATTGCACCTAAAGAGTTGCTTGATCCATTGCTAATGCCAATGGACACGGCTGTAGAAGACTTACCTGAAGTTAACTTGAATGCGGAACTGACTGATCTTGTTCAGCACGGTATGCCCGTTCAAGTCTCAGGCGCTCCTGCTGAAGGTACAGTTCGCATGACAAGCGGTGAAGAGAAGCTGTTTGTTGGCGTTGCTCAAATTGCTGAAGATGGCCGAGTTGCACCGAAACGTTTGGTTGTTTTCAGAGATGAAGAGCCACAAGCGTAG
- the rbfA gene encoding 30S ribosome-binding factor RbfA: MSKEFSRTQRVSQQLQKELALILQREVRDSRIGMVTISDVEVSRDLAYAKVFVTFLCIGEQTPESCLAALKEHEVPVRMALGKRIRHRLTPEVRFTYDNTLVEGMRMSNLVSEVLNDDKRKQEEAGRTEDTQSKDEE; this comes from the coding sequence ATGTCAAAAGAATTTAGCCGCACACAACGTGTGTCTCAGCAGCTTCAAAAAGAGCTAGCACTTATCCTACAACGTGAAGTTCGTGACTCACGCATTGGTATGGTAACTATTTCAGATGTAGAAGTGTCTCGTGACCTTGCATACGCAAAAGTGTTCGTGACTTTCCTATGTATCGGTGAGCAAACACCTGAATCATGTCTTGCTGCTCTTAAAGAGCATGAAGTGCCAGTTCGTATGGCTCTTGGTAAACGTATTCGTCACCGTCTAACGCCTGAAGTTCGCTTTACTTACGACAACACTTTGGTTGAAGGCATGCGTATGTCTAACCTAGTAAGCGAAGTATTGAACGACGACAAGCGTAAGCAAGAAGAAGCAGGCCGTACTGAGGATACTCAGTCTAAGGACGAAGAGTAA